The following proteins are co-located in the Solanum pennellii chromosome 1, SPENNV200 genome:
- the LOC107015245 gene encoding transcription factor MYB106-like, translated as MGRSPCCEKVGLKKGPWTPEEDQKLMDYIEKNGCGSWRALPTKAGLKRCGKSCRLRWINYLRPDIKRGKFSLQEEQTIIQLHALLGNRWSAIATHLANRTDNEIKNYWNTHLKKRLTKMGIDPNTHKPKSNIFGSANLSHMAQWEKARLEAEARLVRESKKQHQQIISNNNNNINNYNNIHFSPNNLTTTTTTTNVLLPLQTKLPSPPCLDVLKAWQGGANWSIMPKITKDNFFDNPPISTSNLSLIMVPNNNSITGAGLIDNSCLIGTENFMENNINGISYSNYPNLNTIQGFTHLDHVLGSCEEEEDNDDNNDNNSNDNNYWNTILKSCTSFVDGSSIF; from the exons ATGGGAAGATCACCATGTTGTGAGAAAGTGGGATTGAAGAAAGGACCATGGACTCCTGAAGAAGACCAAAAACTCATGGATTACATTGAAAAAAATGGATGTGGTAGTTGGCGTGCTTTGCCAACTAAAGCCG GACTCAAGAGATGTGGAAAAAGTTGCAGATTAAGATGGATAAATTATTTAAGACCTGATATTAAGAGAGGAAAATTCAGTTTGCAAGAAGAACAAACAATCATTCAACTCCATGCCCTTCTTGGTAACAG ATGGTCAGCTATAGCGACTCATTTGGCCAACAGAACGGACAATGAAATTAAGAATTATTGGAACACGCACTTGAAGAAGAGGTTAACCAAGATGGGCATTGATCCAAATACTCATAAACCAAAATCCAACATCTTTGGTTCCGCAAACCTAAGCCACATGGCTCAGTGGGAAAAGGCTCGTTTAGAAGCTGAAGCTCGACTTGTTCGCGAATCCAaaaaacaacaccaacaaattaTTTcgaacaataacaacaacattaataattataataatatccACTTTAGTCCTAATAATTTGACTactactacaacaacaacaaatgtTTTACTACCCCTTCAAACAAAATTACCCTCACCACCTTGTCTTGATGTGCTAAAAGCATGGCAAGGAGGGGCAAATTGgtcaattatgccaaaaatTACCAAAGATAATTTTTTCGATAACCCTCCAATATCCACCTCAAATTTATCTCTAATCATGGTaccaaataataatagtattacAGGGGCTGGATTAATCGATAATTCTTGTTTGATTGGTACTGAAAATTTCATGGAGAATAATATTAATGGCATTTCATATTCTAATTATCCAAATTTGAATACTATTCAAGGGTTTACACACTTGGACCATGTTCTTGGaagttgtgaagaagaagaagacaacgacgacaacaacgacaacaacagtAATGACAACAATTATTGGAACACTATACTAAAATCTTGTACTTCATTTGTTGATGGttcatcaatattttaa